The DNA sequence TTCTGCTTTGGGGATCTCATCGTCTGTTAATGACCAATCGGCCGGATCCGAATGGAGCACGTTCTCTCCGTCTGCACGTCGAAACAGCATGATGCGTCCGCCGAGGTCCACTTTGATGCCAATCACTAGCTCCTCATTCTTCAGCAAGAGTAGGTCGCTTTCGGCTGCATCGCCATAGGGCAAGCAACAGAGCAGGAAGGAGAGGTAGAGAAAATAGAGGGCTCGATGCATCGGAGAAGGAGTAGTTCTGAACGTATCCTTTTGATGTTTACAGGAGGGAGAAAAATTAACCTAGGTGTGTGATGGGTTCTCTTCCAGAGAGAAAACTCTTCTTCGGTTGTTACTGTCACGCAAGGAGATCAGTGGAGAGCTGATTGCAGCTCGGTAGTGGAAGCCCTGGGCTGGCTCCTCGTAGAGGTTTGATAGGCATCCTTTCGAGGTGACAGTTACATGGACCGACTAGTTTCACGGGGGCGGCAGCAGGAACATATTCGGTTTTCCAACCTCCACAGTATACGCATGAGTTCAATCGCCTTTATTTTCCGGAGCCTACGGGTTGCTCTTTATCTTCTTGCTGCCGTCTGCTCCGTCTCCGCTGTTTTCGTCGAGAGAGTTCTACTGTTCATCGGCAACAGTTTTACGATTGGGCAGGAGGAGACCTTACCGTTCCTGACATTTTTGATGCTTTGGGCAATGCCGCCGGATATGAAGATCAGACAACAGTGATCCGTGCCGTCGGTGGAAAAGACTATCAGGATCACTACGAGAATCGTTTTATAAAGATACATTTCTCCGGTCAGACCCGGTAGGTTTTAAAGGAATCTGGATCCTCGCTACTGCTTTTCTGGAGACGCCGGGTAAGCTGTGCTTGATGGAGGTCGGAGGGTTGGAGACCTTCCGAAGGGATGGCTTCCCACCAAAGCCCAGAGATGTCTTTCGAGCTGGGTCCCTGACTGTCGAGGCCTACAAAGTTTACTTCTTCGGGGCCGAATTCGGGGCCCGGGTGGGAGATGGCTTTTTGACTGGAGATGCCCCAGAACGTGGCTCCTCGTCCTGTGTGTTTTCCCCGCCGAGGCCCCCCTCCAAATCGCCAGACCGACTCGCCCTTCCCGACATCGACTTGGGTGAAGAGGTTTCGGTTTGGGCAGAGGCGGTGATGGTCGAGAGATAAGTCCAGACCTCTTCCTCGTTTGACGACATTGCCGTTCGCCCCGTTTTCGACGGTGATGTCGTGGATGAATCGAGTTTGGAAATCGAAATTCTGGAGCAAGTTGTCCTGCGAATGATTACTGAAGGAAACGCCGTGATGACCCGCGTCACCCTCAGTTTTCGGGCGATTCGAAGTCAGGGTGAGGCCGTCAATTGTGGAGAAATGACTTTTCAGGAAGATTCCACTGTCGGCATTGTGGATTTCAACATCTCGAACCCAGCAATGGGCTGCCTCGTCGATGGCAACCGCGTTCATACCCCATTCCTTGAAATGTCCGCCATAAGGTTCGGTAGGAAATTTAATACTTAGATTTTCGATCCCGCATTCGGTCACTTCGGGGGCGAATGTCATGATCTCGGCATTCCACTCCAGTCGGATGTCAAAGGGAAGAAAACGTTCGAGAATAATTTGCTTTCCGCGTATGTGTTGAATGCGTGTAACAAAGGTGGTCCGTTGGTATAGGCTCAAGTCTTCGATATTCTCCCATTCGTCGTCGACATAGAGGTGTCGGATGATCGAAGCATCGCCGCTGTCTTCCATTTGAATCGTCACCATTTGCCCCGCGTTTAAACCACTGGTATCTTTGACGGTTAGGATTTGGGCGCCTCTTACTGCTTCCGCGGTAATTTTGGTGATGGGTTTGTGCTCCAGTTGGCCGTGAATCCAGATAAAACCACCGGACCAGGAATAGCTTGAGGTTTTCAGGCCTTCCGTCGTGGATGACATTCTCGGGCGCACCATCTCAAGCTTTGTCGTGGGGAGAATAATGGTGTTCTTGGAGCCTTCCCCGCGCAATACAACATTGGGCTTCCGGATCCAGAGAATGTCGCTAATGATAAACTGGCCTTTGGGAATCTCAATGGCCAGACCGTCGCTCTCCGCGATGGCTCGACGGAACGCTTCTGTGCAGTCGGTTTGACCGTCTCCAACGGCGCCGAAATCAAGGACACTGATCCCTGATTGAGGTTCTGGAATTGGCTGTTCGCCAGAATGGTATCCAGCGAAAGAAAAGTCGGGCAGACGCCCCTGGGGATCCCATTTTTCACCAGATTTACCCCAAAGATCAGAATGGGTGGCATTCATCGTATCGGAAAACGCTAGGTTTAAAATTTAAAATAACAGGTGGGTTCGCAATCGTTGGCGCTAGCATCGGTGGGGTGCCCAGAGATTTCGCAGAAAATAGGCGACCATTTTGGGTTGTTGCTCCCGGGTAAATACACTCTCTTTTTTCCGTTCGCGCGGCAGAAGTTTTGAGGCGTTCGGAAATCGGCGAAATTCCAGATTTTGTTTAAGTTGGAGAGATCGTGGGTGAAGGTCCGTTGGGGAAAGAGCATGCGAATTCGTTGATGATGGGTCGAAAGAGAAAAACGATCGGGAGAATTTCTCCCGATCGTTAGCAGCAGCAGAAAGCTAAAGGCTGATCAGGGGCTCTTAATCGTATCTCATCGGGAATTGAAAACTTTTAGTCCGTAGATTAGGGAATGCTTGGGAAGGCCGTGTCGGAGGGACACACCGATTCAGATGAGCGGCGATTCTAGCCGGCGTGATGAAAAAAAGAGGAGTCCAGCGGAGTTGTTACAGTCACAATTCTCAGGATGAAGGGTTTCTGCCGAGAATTTTGCGACTCATTCTAGAGGAGTCGCCGTTGGCTCTGGAATCAGGTTTTCGGTGAGCAAAGAGGGTTTTGGATTCTCTTTGTTGGATTCACGGCTGCTCAATTTAAGATCAGTCTGCGGCTCGGGCCATCGTCAACTGATCAGAGTAGATTCAACCTTCCCCTAAATTAGTTTGAGGCCGAGCCAGACGTTTTTTTGGGGGCTTAGCAAATCAAAAAAATGCTCCGGCAGAAGCGAAGGCAGACGAGAACCTGACCGTCGGAGGGACAGTGGATCGTCCACAGATGCTTCTAAGTCGAATATTCAATTCCGGGCAACGCATCTCCACTATTGAAATGTGACAGTAACTTTTTGGTTGCCATTCTCCTGTGTTCCCGACTGCAGTCTGGTCGAAATTCGCTCAGGTTACTGAGGTGGCCCCATGGTCTGCGGATTTCCCCGTATCGTAATCCCCTGAACCTGTATTGTCGTCATGCTCTCCATTGATTATTTTGTCCTCGCTATCTACCTCGCCGGAATTTTTGGGGTGGGGCTCTTCTTGTCTTCCAAGAACAAGAGTTCTGCGGACATGTTTGCGGCGGGCGGGGAGTCTCCATGGTGGACGTCGGGATTGAGTTCCTTCATGACGATGTTCTCGGCGGGGACTTTCGTTGTCTGGGGAGGTATCGCCTACGAACACGGTTTCGTAGCCGTGATGATCAACTTTTGCTACGGGGTAGCGGCGATTCTTGTCGGATATTTTGTCGCGGGGCACTGGAAGCGAATGGGGGTCAAGACCCCGGCTGAGTTCATTGAGCTCCGCTTTGGTCCGGGAGCCGTCCAATTCTACACTTGGGCAATGATGGTTTTCCGGATCGTGGGAGTGGCAGTTTCGCTGTATTCATTGTCCATTGTTCTGGTCGCGATGATGCCTTTGGAGGCGGGTAATCCGCTTCGGGATCCGGCCACCGGAAATCTCTCTCTCATGTGGGCGATCGTAATCTTCGGTGGGATTGTTGTGATCTATACCATGGCGGGCGGGCTTTGGGCGGTTTTGATGACGGATGTGCTCCAGTTTATCGTCCTCAATCTTGCGGTCCTGTTCATTGTGCCACTGGCCTTTGGCAGTGTCGGCGGAGTCGGTGCATTTTTAGAGAAAGCTCCAGACGGCTTCTTCGCGCTGACGAGCGACAAATACACCGTCTTCTTCCTTTTTGGTTGGGTCATTATCCATTTCTTCATGATTGGTGCGGAATGGGCTTTCGCCCAGCGGTTCATTTGTGTCTCGAGCGAGAAGGACGCGAAGAAGAGCTGTTTTCTTTTTGGAGGCTTATACCTGCTAAGCCCGTTGCTCTGGCTTCTGCCACCGATGATTTATCGCACCATCGATCCCAATGCCGATCCGCAGGAAGCCTATATCCTGGCCTGTCGGGCGGTGCTTCCGGCCGGGATGGTCGGCTTGATGGTCGCGGCCATGTTTTCGGCAACTGCCAGTATGGTCAGTTCCCAGTTGAACGTCTTCGCGGGAGTCCTGACTGACGAGATGTATCGACGGATCTTTAAGCCCGAGGCGACGGATCGACAACTCGTTCGGGTAGGCCGCATCTTCACAATCTTATTGGGGGCGGTCCTGATCGGCGTTTCTCTGATGATTCCCTATCTGGGAGGAGCGGAAAAGGTCGTCGTGGCCATCACTAGTTTGATGGTGGGGCCTCTATTGGCACCGACGATCTGGGGCCTCTTTAGTCGGCGAATCGGCATCCGGGCGATCTGGACGACCGTAGCCGTTAGTTTTGTTCTGGGTCTCCTCCTGAAAATGGGACTCTCATCCGGAGGATTTCTTGTCTTTGGGCAAACCTCCCGGTTAGCGGAATGGGTCCAGACAAATGGGACAATGGTCGATCTCTTGATCGGGGTCGCCATTCCGGTCGTGATTCTTACCGCGATGCATTTCTGGCGAGGAGAAACCTCGGCAGGTTGGATCCGGATCGAGCAGCAGGTTAGTGAGGTGATCGCCGCGGGGAAAACGACCGTAGCCAGCACTCTTCCCGCAGTGATCGTCGGAGGGTGTATTTTTCTGTGCGGGATCCTGATGTTCGGCCTCATCCCGTTTAATCGCGAGGGTCGACTGATCCTGGCCATCTTCGGGGCCGTCCTCTTCCTGATTTCCGGAGGCATATTTTTGCTCATACAGATCCAGAAAAAACGAAACGCTGGATGACCGTTTCAGAATCCTCCTTCGGGAGTCCATATGGGTTGGTCGAACGAGGACAGTAGTTAGTTTCTGCTCACCACCTGGATCAAGGTGACTAAATCCTGAGGTCTATGGGATTACTCCCATCGAAATGCCGCATTGAGTTGCGGGATGAGGCGATTGGGGCTCCTTTTACTCTATGGCGGATGAAAACGAACCCCACCGTGTCATTTTGATCGCGGGCGTCACCGGAGGCATTGGTTCGGATCTCGCAGCCCGTTGTGCCGAAGCGGGATGGGAGGTCGCTGGGTTTTCCCGGTCGGCCGAGAATCTGGAGGCCCTGAGAGAGAAAATTCCAGAGCTTACGTGCTTTGAGGCGAATGCGTGTGAATCAAATGCGGTGCAAGGGGTTGTGGACAAGGTCATGGAGAAGTTCGGGCGCGTCGACGCTTACGTGCATTGTGTCGGATCCTTTTTGCTCAAGCCGGCTCACAGTTGTTCCGACGAGGAATTTGGCGAAACGCTGATGTTGAATCTGAACTCGGCATTCTTCGGGCTGCGGGCTGTGGTAAGACCGATGATGAAGGGAGATGGGGGCGCGATCACTCTGATCAGTTCGGTCGCAGCGATGGCTGGCATGCCGAGCCACGAAGCCATTGCCGCGGCGAAGGGAGGCATCAATGGCCTGGTGCGGAGTGCCGCCTCGACCTATGCCAACAAGGGCATTCGGGTGAACGCTGTTGCCCCCGGTATGGTCGAGTCCAACCTGTCCAAGCCCCTTCTCGGATCTGAACAGTCTCGAAATATGGCCATCTCTATGCATCCATTGGTCTCATTCCTGCGGCCTGCGGGGGATCTTCTCTGGTTTCGTGGGTGCCGGGTGGATACCATGACCAGACCGATAGTTATCCTTATGACGATGCGATTGTCAGGATGCGTCTCGCAATGGAGATGGGGACGTTGAAGGGTATCCTCTGGCATCAGGGAGAATCGGACAGTCGCTCGGGGCGAGCCGAAGAGTATGAGGCCCACTTGCGTGAATTATTCGAGCGGTTTCGGGAAGAGTTTGACGACCCCGATCTACCGATTCTGGTGGGGTAACTCGGCCAGTTTCGTAGGTGGAATCCGAGTCGGCAAATGGTGAATGATTCTCAGATCGCCGTTGCCGAGGATATGGAAAAAGTCATCTTTGTGAAAAGAGATGGATTGACCTCACTCGAGGATCGAACTCATTTCGATACGCGATCACAGATCGAGTTTGGAAAGCGCTACGCGGATGCCTACTTGTCTCTTGAGGATCGCAAAGGCGGACAGTAAGAAGATTCGTTTGGATCTCCCGACAGCACCTTTATAGTTGTCGATTGTGGGAGGCCGTGACTTTTGCTCTACGCTTTGGGCAGCTCCCGGAATTCGCCCTCTGCGGGGGCGATTTTGCTTACGAGTACGATACTGATCCAAGAGAAGATGAAGCCAGGGAGGATTTCATAGAGCCCGGGGCCACCGAGGAAGGACTGGTTCCAGCCCATTGCAATCCAGAGGATAACCGTACACGCGCCGACTACCATTCCCGCCAGCGCGCCTGTGCCGGACATTTTCTTCCAGAGGAGGGATAGGATGATCAAGGGGCCGAATGCAGCACCAAATCCCGCCCAAGCATTCGCTACGAGGGCCAGGACCTCCGATCCTGGATTGACGGAAATCAAGGCCGCTACGACACCGACGAGGAGCACGCTGATACGCCCTGTCGTGACGAGTTGCTTTTCGGTCGCCTGCTTGTTCATGAAGATGCGATAGAAATCCTCCGTGAGTGAAGATGAGGAGACCAGGAGCTGGCTCGAAATGGTGGACATGATTGCTGCCAGGAGTGCGGCATAGAGAAAGCCCGTCACCAAAGGGTGGAATAGCAGATCCGCTAGAACAATGAAGATGGTCTCGGGGTCGGAGAGGACAATCCCATTCCGCTCCGTATAAGCGCGGCCAAAGATACCCAAGCAGATTGCGCCCAATAGGGTGATGCCCATCCAACCCATGGCAATATTTCGGGCTTTGGGAACGTCCTTTACGGATCGAACGGCCATGAAGCGGACAATAATGTGAGGTTGCCCGAAGTAGCCAAGGCCCCAAGCCACAGCGGAAAGAAAGCCAAAGAAAGTCAGACCATGGAAGAGGGAGAGGAAGTTCGGATCGATGGTCCGAAGTCGATTCGCCGCCGCGCTCATGCCATCGCCCTGACCTGTGGTGAGGATGACCCATGGCATGATGACCAAGGCCAGCATCATGATGCAACCTTGGGCAAAGTCGGTTAGGCTCACAGCGAGGAAGCCGCCGACAACCGTATAGCTGAGGACGATGATGAGGGTAAACCAGATCCCAAATTGATAGTCGCTCATGAAGCCGAAGTTGATGAGCTCCCCGAATGCACTGGCAAATAGTTTCCCTCCGGCGACCAGTCCTGAGGCCGTGTAGACCACAAAGAAGACAACCACAATCACCGCAGAAACCATACGCAAGGCTAGGGAGCGGGAGGGAAAGCGGTTGGCGAGAAACTCCGGTACGGTGAGGGAGTTATCGTAACGCTCCGTCTGCTCGCGGAGGCGGGGTGCTACAATGATCCAGTTGAGCAAAGCACCGACGAAGAGACCAATGCCAATCCAGGCTTCGATCAAGCCAGCGGCATAGAGTGCTCCCGGGAGTCCGAGTAGGAGCCATCCTGACATATCCGAGGCCCCGGCTGAGAGCGCTGCGACAGCAGGAGGCAATTTTCGCCCCCCGAGCATATATCCCTCAGAATTCGAGGTCGCTTTCTTCGCCGCGTAAAAGCCGATGGCGATCATGAGAATGAAGTAGGCGAAGAGACTGGTCCAAATTCCGAGTTCCATATTCCAATAATGAAGGTGCTGAAGATCTTGATCTGTAACAGTGATCTCTTCAGGAGGGCAAAAGAAAAGAGATCTCCGTGCGATCCGCTGGGTTAGAGTCAACGTATGGGTGGGATGGGGCCAGATTCTCAGCGGTCCCCATTTTCCACCCCGGGCTTCGTGAATGCTCTCATTCTACCAAGGGGGTTTTTGCGGATTTCGCTTCGCTGGAGCTGCCGGACCTAGATGCAGTCTGGTCGTATTTAGCAAAGGGAAGATCCCGAGATATCTGATCGACCTGGGTCGTTCATTGTTGGAGTTCAGACGATGTCGTACGTCTCTTTATCCATTTGTACTTCGGTAGCTTGTATTTGTCGCTGTAATATGCCCGTGAAGAAATACTGATTCTCACTCTATCAGGATTCCCTTTGTATCCCCGGCGAACATCCAAGTGAAGCGCTCCGGAGCAAACCATCGGCAGTTGGTGGTCTTTCCGAGCACGACAACTCGGGGTGATCCAGGATGAAGGCATGGCCAACCTCTCTCATGAAGGATTGTCTTTCTTTTTCTGAACACTCCTGAGGACAGGTCGCATCCCGAAGAGACCGTCCCACAAGGGGAAATTTGGATAAGCGTTAACGTGCAGAATTAAGAAAATGGTCGGATCAAAGATTGCATAATGCAATGGATGGATCCGAGCCCTAAAACCCCAAATGGGAGGAAATAGGCTCTGCGGATGCCGGAGAAGAGGCGTGGGGAGTTCGGTGTGTAGCCTGAAATCACGGATTGGCATGAAATTCGCGCACTGAATGGTTACTTATGCCAACCGTAGAAATCCAATCGATCCAATCGTTAAACTATAATGTTCGTCAGTTTCGGACGGAAAAGCCGGACGGCTACGAATTTACCCCGGGCCAGGCGACTTTGGTGGCCATTGACCGGGAAGGCCTACGGGAGGAAAAACGGCCGTTTACTTTTACTTCCTTACCCGACGATGACTTCCTCGAATTCACCATTAAAACGTATCCCTCTCACGAAGGGGTTACGGACAAACTAAAGGAACTGAATCGGGGTGAACATCTGATTCTCGAAGATCCGTGGGGAGCGATCCAATTTAAAGGTAAGGGGACGTTCATCGCCGGAGGAGCCGGAGTCACTCCTATGCTCGCCATTCTCCGCAACGAAGCTTCCAAGGGGTCGGACGCTGTGAGCCGTCTGATCTTCTCCAATAAGAAGGAAAAAGATTTGTTCTTGGAGGAGGAACTCAAGACCGTTTCGGAGGGTCGTCTCCTATTGACGTTCACGGATCAGGAAGTCGATGAAGCCGAATATGGTCGAGTCGATGAGGGGTTTCTTCGCAAGCATGTCAGTGATTTTAATCAATATTTCTACGTTTGCGGCCCGCCCGAGATGGTTGAATCCGTCGAAGAAGATCTGGAAAAGCTCGGCGCAGATCCGGATAAGATTGTTACGGAAGAGTCGTAAACGAGAACTCTTCGGTTAGCCGGCGCGGCGAAAGGTTGACTCGATTGTCGCTCTTTTTTCGCGCGGTTTCGTTGTCTCAAATCTACTTGTGAACCAGTTCACCTGTACGGTTGGTT is a window from the Puniceicoccus vermicola genome containing:
- a CDS encoding FAD-binding oxidoreductase — protein: MPTVEIQSIQSLNYNVRQFRTEKPDGYEFTPGQATLVAIDREGLREEKRPFTFTSLPDDDFLEFTIKTYPSHEGVTDKLKELNRGEHLILEDPWGAIQFKGKGTFIAGGAGVTPMLAILRNEASKGSDAVSRLIFSNKKEKDLFLEEELKTVSEGRLLLTFTDQEVDEAEYGRVDEGFLRKHVSDFNQYFYVCGPPEMVESVEEDLEKLGADPDKIVTEES
- a CDS encoding glycosyl hydrolase family 28-related protein, translating into MNATHSDLWGKSGEKWDPQGRLPDFSFAGYHSGEQPIPEPQSGISVLDFGAVGDGQTDCTEAFRRAIAESDGLAIEIPKGQFIISDILWIRKPNVVLRGEGSKNTIILPTTKLEMVRPRMSSTTEGLKTSSYSWSGGFIWIHGQLEHKPITKITAEAVRGAQILTVKDTSGLNAGQMVTIQMEDSGDASIIRHLYVDDEWENIEDLSLYQRTTFVTRIQHIRGKQIILERFLPFDIRLEWNAEIMTFAPEVTECGIENLSIKFPTEPYGGHFKEWGMNAVAIDEAAHCWVRDVEIHNADSGIFLKSHFSTIDGLTLTSNRPKTEGDAGHHGVSFSNHSQDNLLQNFDFQTRFIHDITVENGANGNVVKRGRGLDLSLDHHRLCPNRNLFTQVDVGKGESVWRFGGGPRRGKHTGRGATFWGISSQKAISHPGPEFGPEEVNFVGLDSQGPSSKDISGLWWEAIPSEGLQPSDLHQAQLTRRLQKSSSEDPDSFKTYRV
- a CDS encoding sodium:solute symporter family protein — protein: MLSIDYFVLAIYLAGIFGVGLFLSSKNKSSADMFAAGGESPWWTSGLSSFMTMFSAGTFVVWGGIAYEHGFVAVMINFCYGVAAILVGYFVAGHWKRMGVKTPAEFIELRFGPGAVQFYTWAMMVFRIVGVAVSLYSLSIVLVAMMPLEAGNPLRDPATGNLSLMWAIVIFGGIVVIYTMAGGLWAVLMTDVLQFIVLNLAVLFIVPLAFGSVGGVGAFLEKAPDGFFALTSDKYTVFFLFGWVIIHFFMIGAEWAFAQRFICVSSEKDAKKSCFLFGGLYLLSPLLWLLPPMIYRTIDPNADPQEAYILACRAVLPAGMVGLMVAAMFSATASMVSSQLNVFAGVLTDEMYRRIFKPEATDRQLVRVGRIFTILLGAVLIGVSLMIPYLGGAEKVVVAITSLMVGPLLAPTIWGLFSRRIGIRAIWTTVAVSFVLGLLLKMGLSSGGFLVFGQTSRLAEWVQTNGTMVDLLIGVAIPVVILTAMHFWRGETSAGWIRIEQQVSEVIAAGKTTVASTLPAVIVGGCIFLCGILMFGLIPFNREGRLILAIFGAVLFLISGGIFLLIQIQKKRNAG
- a CDS encoding SDR family NAD(P)-dependent oxidoreductase; translation: MADENEPHRVILIAGVTGGIGSDLAARCAEAGWEVAGFSRSAENLEALREKIPELTCFEANACESNAVQGVVDKVMEKFGRVDAYVHCVGSFLLKPAHSCSDEEFGETLMLNLNSAFFGLRAVVRPMMKGDGGAITLISSVAAMAGMPSHEAIAAAKGGINGLVRSAASTYANKGIRVNAVAPGMVESNLSKPLLGSEQSRNMAISMHPLVSFLRPAGDLLWFRGCRVDTMTRPIVILMTMRLSGCVSQWRWGR
- the putP gene encoding sodium/proline symporter PutP produces the protein MELGIWTSLFAYFILMIAIGFYAAKKATSNSEGYMLGGRKLPPAVAALSAGASDMSGWLLLGLPGALYAAGLIEAWIGIGLFVGALLNWIIVAPRLREQTERYDNSLTVPEFLANRFPSRSLALRMVSAVIVVVFFVVYTASGLVAGGKLFASAFGELINFGFMSDYQFGIWFTLIIVLSYTVVGGFLAVSLTDFAQGCIMMLALVIMPWVILTTGQGDGMSAAANRLRTIDPNFLSLFHGLTFFGFLSAVAWGLGYFGQPHIIVRFMAVRSVKDVPKARNIAMGWMGITLLGAICLGIFGRAYTERNGIVLSDPETIFIVLADLLFHPLVTGFLYAALLAAIMSTISSQLLVSSSSLTEDFYRIFMNKQATEKQLVTTGRISVLLVGVVAALISVNPGSEVLALVANAWAGFGAAFGPLIILSLLWKKMSGTGALAGMVVGACTVILWIAMGWNQSFLGGPGLYEILPGFIFSWISIVLVSKIAPAEGEFRELPKA